A region of uncultured Desulfobacter sp. DNA encodes the following proteins:
- a CDS encoding ABC transporter ATP-binding protein, translating into MMLKLADIKKSYRLGPVDVDVLKGVNLTVEPGDMLSVVGTSGCGKSTLMNIMGFLDSPSAGYVYFEDKDVSHLTDSQLSIIRNQKIGFVFQQFHLLWRLTALENVCLPLLYRGVDTRQRIRVARDMLAMVDMSDLGDRKPAELSSGQQQRVAIARALSGTPSLILADEPTGALDANVGQDIMNLFLDLNRNHGNTIVIVTHNPNIAKQCRRAVRMRDGMLYEDWI; encoded by the coding sequence ATGATGCTGAAATTGGCTGACATAAAAAAATCGTACCGGCTCGGACCGGTGGATGTAGATGTCCTGAAAGGGGTTAATCTAACCGTTGAGCCGGGTGACATGTTGTCCGTTGTCGGGACTTCAGGTTGCGGCAAGTCTACCCTGATGAACATTATGGGATTTTTGGACAGCCCTTCGGCGGGGTATGTGTATTTTGAAGATAAAGACGTGTCCCATTTAACGGACAGCCAGCTTTCCATTATTCGAAATCAAAAAATCGGATTTGTTTTTCAGCAGTTTCATCTTTTGTGGCGATTGACCGCCCTGGAAAACGTCTGCCTGCCGCTGCTCTATCGCGGCGTGGATACGCGTCAGCGCATTCGGGTTGCCCGGGACATGCTGGCGATGGTCGATATGAGTGACCTGGGAGATCGGAAACCTGCCGAGCTTTCCAGCGGGCAACAGCAGCGGGTTGCCATTGCCCGGGCTCTGAGCGGAACACCTTCTCTGATACTGGCGGACGAGCCCACCGGCGCTTTGGATGCTAATGTCGGACAGGATATCATGAACCTTTTTCTGGATCTGAACCGAAACCACGGAAACACCATTGTTATTGTTACTCATAATCCCAATATTGCCAAACAGTGTAGACGTGCGGTGAGGATGAGAGACGGTATGTTGTATGAAGACTGGATCTGA
- a CDS encoding rubrerythrin family protein, with protein MATTKDNLKESFAGESQANQKYRAFAKKAEKEGFKNIAKLFNTTAEAERIHAEGHLAALGMIASTAENLQAAIDGETEEYTHMYPPMLEQAVADGHKAKIMFKFALGAEEVHANLYAKALEAVKKGIDLDVSEFYLCPVCGYIELGAAPEKCPICSAKQSMFTLVN; from the coding sequence ATGGCAACAACCAAAGACAATCTAAAAGAGTCGTTTGCAGGTGAAAGTCAGGCCAACCAGAAATACAGGGCGTTTGCCAAAAAAGCCGAGAAAGAAGGATTCAAAAATATTGCAAAACTGTTTAATACTACCGCCGAGGCAGAACGGATTCATGCCGAGGGCCATCTGGCTGCCCTGGGTATGATCGCGTCCACCGCCGAAAACCTCCAGGCGGCCATTGACGGGGAAACCGAAGAATACACCCACATGTATCCGCCCATGCTGGAACAGGCGGTGGCAGATGGTCACAAGGCCAAAATTATGTTTAAATTTGCACTGGGTGCTGAAGAAGTGCACGCGAACCTTTACGCAAAAGCCCTGGAAGCTGTTAAAAAGGGCATAGACCTGGATGTCAGCGAATTTTACCTGTGTCCGGTCTGCGGGTACATTGAACTGGGCGCCGCGCCGGAAAAATGTCCGATCTGTTCGGCCAAACAATCCATGTTTACCCTGGTGAATTAG
- a CDS encoding methyl-accepting chemotaxis protein produces the protein MSSYVKLGTKINFGFGIVLVLLIAAAAVGINGLSKVVRETTDAIDTGDLVQEMYKARQQEKNFIIRKDTSYVDAVLKNADELKEDIEAIKTRSRDPKTIQHMDDMIRMVDKYKQEFQEYVNLEHGVREADTAMEASARQVESAARAILEASRGECDRLIAQDADVRKLANVIKSAEHAETMIQLALQCRRYEKNFMIRNEESYFIKVNGIIDQLVDMGKDNNSIIQALNGYRQAFSKIKQLKDSQKGIDKAMVTCAREVQDIVNSSLAAQQLKTNRQIAMSKGLLIGVSVLAVLLGIGTAIFIRRSVLSQLGSDPAEIADIANNIAQGNLAVKFDLQKNNGVYKDMKLMAQNLSQMLSDIIESVQTLTASSTELSAISEQITTSSKQTADRSNNVAASAEEMATNMNSVAAATEQTSASIQVIVAAAEEMSATINEIAGNTAKGSETTSRAVDAAKQVSLKVDALGKAASEISKVTETIADISEQTNLLALNATIEAARAGEAGKGFAVVAGEIKTLAQQTASATKEISEKIAGVQTTTNESVTAIGMIVEIINEVNDIVTTVAAAIEEQAATTQEIANNVAQASQGVQEVNENVNQTSAVAAEVTKDITQVSNATEEMNQGSKQINISAGELSKLSESLNAMVKKFQLP, from the coding sequence ATGTCAAGTTATGTTAAACTTGGAACAAAAATTAATTTTGGTTTTGGCATTGTGCTGGTATTGCTCATCGCTGCAGCCGCAGTTGGCATTAACGGGCTTTCAAAAGTTGTCAGGGAAACGACTGATGCCATTGACACCGGGGATCTGGTCCAGGAAATGTATAAAGCACGCCAGCAGGAAAAAAACTTTATTATCAGAAAAGACACATCTTATGTGGATGCTGTCCTTAAAAACGCCGATGAACTTAAAGAAGACATTGAGGCCATCAAAACCCGTTCAAGAGACCCCAAAACCATCCAGCATATGGATGATATGATCAGGATGGTCGACAAATACAAACAGGAATTCCAGGAGTATGTAAACCTGGAACATGGCGTAAGAGAAGCAGACACGGCAATGGAAGCATCGGCAAGACAGGTGGAATCAGCTGCCAGGGCCATTCTTGAAGCCAGTCGTGGTGAATGCGACCGTCTTATTGCCCAGGACGCTGATGTCAGGAAGCTTGCCAATGTTATAAAAAGCGCTGAACACGCCGAGACTATGATTCAATTGGCGCTGCAATGCCGTCGCTATGAAAAAAACTTCATGATTCGGAATGAGGAATCTTATTTCATCAAGGTCAACGGTATAATTGATCAACTCGTCGATATGGGAAAGGATAACAACTCAATTATACAGGCTTTAAACGGTTACCGTCAGGCCTTCTCCAAAATTAAACAACTGAAAGACTCTCAAAAAGGAATTGACAAGGCCATGGTCACATGCGCGCGTGAAGTCCAGGATATTGTCAATTCCTCCCTGGCCGCCCAGCAGCTGAAAACGAACCGGCAGATTGCCATGTCCAAAGGGCTGCTCATCGGTGTCTCAGTTTTAGCTGTATTGTTAGGGATAGGAACAGCCATCTTTATCAGGAGGAGTGTTTTGTCCCAGCTTGGCAGTGATCCGGCAGAGATCGCAGATATTGCCAACAATATTGCCCAGGGAAACCTGGCTGTTAAATTTGATCTTCAGAAGAATAACGGTGTGTACAAAGACATGAAGCTCATGGCCCAGAATTTGTCCCAGATGCTCAGTGACATCATCGAGAGCGTACAGACACTGACAGCCTCTTCAACGGAGTTGTCCGCTATTTCCGAACAGATAACAACAAGTTCGAAACAGACTGCCGACAGATCAAATAATGTCGCGGCCTCTGCCGAGGAAATGGCCACCAACATGAACTCTGTTGCCGCGGCCACAGAGCAGACCAGTGCAAGCATCCAGGTGATTGTTGCCGCAGCCGAAGAGATGTCTGCCACCATAAATGAAATTGCAGGCAACACGGCAAAGGGCAGCGAAACAACATCCAGGGCTGTGGATGCAGCCAAGCAGGTCTCCTTAAAGGTAGATGCCCTTGGTAAAGCTGCATCTGAGATCAGCAAAGTAACCGAGACCATTGCCGATATCTCCGAGCAGACCAACCTTCTGGCACTGAATGCAACCATTGAGGCGGCAAGGGCTGGCGAGGCTGGCAAAGGCTTTGCCGTTGTGGCAGGGGAAATCAAGACACTTGCCCAGCAGACTGCCAGTGCAACAAAGGAGATCAGTGAAAAAATTGCCGGGGTCCAGACCACAACCAATGAATCTGTCACGGCTATTGGCATGATCGTTGAAATCATCAATGAGGTGAACGACATTGTCACAACGGTTGCCGCCGCCATTGAGGAACAGGCTGCCACGACCCAGGAAATCGCCAATAACGTGGCTCAGGCGTCCCAGGGTGTTCAGGAGGTCAATGAAAACGTGAACCAGACATCTGCTGTGGCCGCTGAAGTGACAAAGGATATCACCCAGGTCAGCAATGCCACCGAAGAGATGAATCAGGGCAGCAAACAGATCAATATCAGTGCGGGCGAACTATCCAAGCTATCTGAAAGCCTGAATGCAATGGTCAAAAAGTTTCAGCTGCCATAA
- a CDS encoding metallophosphoesterase translates to MSIVRIFSISDLHTDYKRNLDWVKNLSRTYFLNDFLILPGDITHKTDGFKLALELLSEKFSGLFFVPGNHDLWVGNDNPSDSLQKYSQIEDICKEYGVFTTGRKVGNEENSVFVQPIHSWYEKPEESADSLYYAKRGDDPSLWMWTDNRYINWPETAEKAVKTIFKKNDITLAINSGLPVISFSHFLPVQKIILPKGFELSMLDTFIDPFPEFNFSRVAGSLKIERIIRKLNSKLHISGHQHRFRYKIIDGISYLSHGLYNPREREELNVADETFLPKLIWTSKKTFIHHEEQ, encoded by the coding sequence ATGAGTATTGTACGTATCTTTTCAATTTCCGATCTGCATACCGATTATAAAAGAAATCTTGACTGGGTTAAAAACCTTTCCCGCACATACTTTTTGAACGATTTCCTTATTCTGCCCGGAGATATTACCCATAAAACAGATGGGTTCAAACTGGCCCTGGAACTGTTGTCTGAAAAATTTTCCGGTCTCTTCTTTGTTCCGGGAAATCACGATTTATGGGTCGGTAATGATAATCCATCAGATTCCCTTCAAAAATATTCCCAGATTGAAGACATATGTAAGGAATACGGCGTTTTTACAACGGGACGAAAGGTGGGCAACGAAGAAAACTCTGTTTTTGTGCAGCCCATCCATTCCTGGTATGAAAAACCCGAAGAGAGCGCGGACAGTCTGTACTATGCCAAGAGAGGTGATGATCCTTCTCTTTGGATGTGGACGGATAACCGCTATATCAACTGGCCGGAAACGGCAGAAAAAGCTGTTAAAACTATTTTTAAAAAAAATGATATTACCTTGGCCATTAACAGCGGACTTCCGGTAATATCATTCAGCCATTTTCTGCCTGTGCAGAAAATAATTCTCCCCAAAGGTTTTGAGCTTTCAATGTTAGATACGTTTATTGATCCTTTCCCGGAATTCAATTTCAGCCGTGTTGCCGGGTCGTTAAAAATAGAGAGGATAATCAGAAAGTTGAATTCAAAACTACATATTTCCGGCCATCAGCACCGTTTCCGTTACAAAATTATTGACGGTATCTCCTATTTATCCCATGGATTGTATAATCCCAGGGAACGCGAAGAACTCAATGTGGCAGATGAAACTTTTCTGCCCAAATTGATTTGGACGTCAAAAAAAACATTTATACACCACGAAGAACAATAG
- a CDS encoding diguanylate cyclase, whose amino-acid sequence MTIEKEWNRACRDRNCLSLIPMDINFFKKYNDHYGHAMGDTCIKKVAKPLSNWRIRPCTGPRKRAGTG is encoded by the coding sequence TTGACCATTGAAAAAGAGTGGAACAGGGCATGCCGGGACCGTAACTGCCTGTCCCTTATTCCCATGGATATCAATTTTTTCAAAAAATACAACGATCACTACGGACATGCCATGGGAGACACCTGCATCAAAAAAGTGGCAAAACCATTGTCAAACTGGCGGATAAGGCCTTGTACCGGGCCAAGGAAACGGGCAGGAACAGGGTAG
- a CDS encoding class I SAM-dependent methyltransferase, translating to MGFYKTNILPGLTNLVCSQKDVSRQRRKVVPHARGRVLEIGMGSGLNLPFYNPNRIDLVWGLEPSDALRRMAVKKAERMPFHIEFIGHPSEDIPLESRCADTVVVTYTLCSIPGISKALAEMRRVLKPGGELLFLEHGRSPDKGTARMQDLLNPLWKPVSGSCHLNRRIDRLIESNGFKLTHLETGYMSPIKLISFNYWGAAVSK from the coding sequence ATGGGATTTTATAAAACAAATATCCTGCCGGGTCTGACAAACCTGGTATGCTCACAGAAGGATGTCTCCCGCCAGAGAAGGAAGGTCGTTCCCCATGCCCGGGGACGGGTTCTTGAGATCGGCATGGGATCCGGACTGAACCTGCCGTTTTACAATCCGAACCGGATCGACCTGGTATGGGGCCTGGAACCCTCGGACGCCCTGCGCCGGATGGCCGTAAAAAAGGCGGAGCGCATGCCGTTCCATATTGAATTTATCGGGCATCCCAGCGAAGATATTCCCCTTGAAAGCCGCTGTGCAGATACGGTGGTGGTAACCTACACCCTCTGCTCCATCCCGGGAATATCAAAGGCCCTTGCCGAAATGCGCCGGGTGCTGAAACCGGGCGGTGAACTGCTGTTTCTGGAACATGGCCGCTCCCCTGACAAAGGCACAGCAAGGATGCAGGACTTGCTCAATCCACTGTGGAAGCCGGTCAGCGGCAGCTGTCATTTGAACAGGCGGATCGACCGCCTCATTGAATCCAATGGATTCAAGCTCACCCACCTTGAGACGGGCTATATGAGTCCCATCAAATTAATCAGCTTCAATTACTGGGGTGCCGCCGTTTCCAAGTGA
- a CDS encoding ABC transporter permease codes for MKTGSESVILKTIFIEALRSLWYAKQRTVLAIVGIIIGIGSVITIVSMGTIVQQEVLNQFKEMGTDILTFTKGNESKAGMGTKIGFRLADSLNLPEHCSDVKITAPYTQLNGTLKFEGKRMEIPALGITESFKPINKLTLTAGRFISDLDVFMYYCVIGEDVEKKLQKLGVTDVVGTKVTFRDQIFSIIGVVAGVSENKIRPVEINRGILIPVTTAMRMSNNHEIEKVIAKLTPQGDGKAAVSQIQHYYKTVANGLGVQIQTAEELIRQMQTQMRMFTLLLGIIGCISLIVGGVGVMNVMLVSVSERKKEIGIRRALGARQQDIWNQFLAESIILCFAGGIIGITVGIGASYIVARFFDWGFLISNTAVVLGATVSFAAGVFFGFYPARQAARLNPADALRAE; via the coding sequence ATGAAGACTGGATCTGAATCTGTGATACTCAAAACCATTTTTATCGAAGCATTACGCAGTCTCTGGTACGCCAAGCAGCGCACCGTACTGGCCATCGTCGGTATCATTATCGGTATCGGTTCGGTGATTACCATCGTGTCCATGGGAACCATCGTTCAGCAAGAGGTTTTGAACCAGTTTAAAGAGATGGGCACCGATATTCTGACATTCACCAAGGGAAACGAATCAAAAGCCGGCATGGGGACGAAAATCGGCTTTCGTTTAGCCGATTCTCTAAACCTGCCCGAACACTGCTCTGATGTAAAAATTACTGCACCATACACCCAGCTTAACGGTACGTTGAAATTTGAAGGCAAGCGCATGGAAATTCCGGCACTGGGTATAACCGAATCTTTTAAGCCTATTAACAAGCTCACCCTTACCGCAGGCCGCTTTATTTCGGATCTGGACGTGTTCATGTATTATTGCGTTATTGGCGAGGATGTTGAGAAAAAACTGCAAAAATTAGGGGTTACCGATGTGGTGGGCACAAAAGTTACTTTCAGGGACCAGATATTCAGCATTATCGGGGTGGTGGCTGGTGTTTCCGAGAACAAGATACGGCCCGTTGAAATCAACCGGGGCATCCTGATTCCGGTTACCACCGCAATGCGGATGTCCAACAACCATGAAATTGAAAAAGTCATCGCCAAGTTGACGCCTCAAGGAGATGGAAAAGCAGCTGTTTCTCAGATCCAGCACTATTATAAAACCGTAGCCAACGGTCTTGGGGTTCAGATACAGACCGCTGAGGAATTAATCCGGCAGATGCAAACACAGATGCGTATGTTTACCCTGCTGCTGGGGATTATCGGTTGTATTTCCCTGATCGTCGGTGGGGTCGGCGTCATGAATGTCATGCTCGTGTCGGTTTCCGAACGTAAAAAGGAAATCGGCATTCGCCGGGCACTGGGAGCCCGGCAACAAGATATTTGGAACCAGTTCCTTGCAGAATCCATCATTCTTTGTTTTGCCGGAGGAATTATCGGTATCACGGTCGGTATTGGCGCTTCTTATATCGTTGCCCGATTTTTCGACTGGGGCTTTTTGATTTCAAATACAGCCGTTGTGCTGGGAGCAACCGTGTCGTTCGCGGCCGGTGTCTTTTTCGGTTTTTATCCGGCTCGGCAGGCGGCCCGATTAAATCCCGCTGACGCGCTGCGGGCGGAGTAA
- a CDS encoding TolC family protein has protein sequence MSLTEAVLLALRNSRTIKNAYLDRVVQKFNLKVAEDEFIPNIYLDADLERSRTDTDSISEGQRTTSTSETVTRDVYTTLTQKIPTGAEFEFIWNHGKLDNNADSSGSKSQNDIATGSWAVSITQPLLKGGGIDVNMASLRNSRNREQQNILGLKSTLINTITQTILVYRSFLQANQQVNISKASLDRSKANMEINKLLVETGRMPAKDIIQAEADVANKEFSHQQILNQLDSVRLNLINQLDIDKYTQIIPTETIQIIKVEPNLKNCTDLAFENQPNYLQALLNIKNLEINLVVAQNNRLWDLSLQGNYNSTGKDTNQNSLSGFNRTDLDSGQWNVGLSLSIPLYGDLSREQQVVSAKTNLRKAEISLQETRFGIEIDVKDAIRNVNSTLIQVDLATKARILTEKQLAVEQEKLNVGRTTNFQLVTFQNDLVNAQNNELNAKIAYLNALSRLDQIIGTTLDTWKIEFKTERDDIEKELQGNAR, from the coding sequence ATGTCATTAACAGAGGCTGTTCTTTTGGCCCTGCGAAACAGCAGGACCATTAAAAATGCTTATCTGGACAGGGTAGTACAGAAATTTAATCTAAAGGTGGCTGAAGATGAGTTTATTCCCAATATATATTTAGACGCTGATCTGGAACGTTCACGCACAGATACAGATTCGATTTCAGAGGGCCAGCGAACCACGTCGACCTCGGAGACTGTCACCCGGGATGTTTATACGACCCTTACGCAGAAAATTCCCACTGGCGCCGAGTTTGAATTTATCTGGAACCATGGCAAATTGGATAACAATGCCGACAGTTCCGGATCGAAAAGCCAGAATGATATCGCTACCGGAAGCTGGGCAGTCTCTATAACACAGCCGTTGCTTAAAGGCGGGGGAATTGATGTCAACATGGCCTCTTTGCGAAACTCCCGCAACCGAGAACAGCAAAACATCCTGGGTCTTAAATCTACACTGATTAACACCATTACCCAGACCATTCTGGTCTATCGAAGTTTTCTCCAGGCCAATCAGCAGGTGAACATCAGCAAGGCATCTTTAGATCGATCCAAGGCCAATATGGAGATCAATAAATTGTTGGTGGAAACAGGCCGTATGCCGGCAAAGGATATCATTCAGGCGGAAGCGGATGTGGCAAATAAGGAGTTTTCACATCAGCAGATCTTAAATCAACTGGACAGCGTCAGGCTCAATCTGATTAACCAGCTGGATATTGACAAGTACACCCAAATTATTCCCACCGAAACCATTCAAATCATTAAAGTTGAGCCAAATCTCAAAAACTGTACGGATCTGGCTTTTGAGAATCAGCCTAACTACTTGCAGGCTCTGTTAAACATAAAAAATTTAGAGATCAATCTGGTCGTGGCTCAAAACAACAGACTCTGGGATCTGTCGTTGCAGGGCAACTACAATTCAACAGGAAAGGATACTAACCAGAACTCTTTGTCAGGTTTTAACAGGACCGATTTGGACAGCGGCCAGTGGAATGTGGGACTGTCTCTGAGTATCCCCCTTTATGGCGACCTCAGCCGCGAGCAACAGGTTGTAAGTGCAAAAACCAATCTGAGAAAGGCGGAGATATCCCTGCAGGAGACCAGATTTGGCATAGAGATCGATGTCAAGGATGCGATTCGGAATGTCAATTCAACCCTGATCCAGGTTGATCTGGCGACAAAAGCCAGGATTTTGACGGAAAAACAACTGGCTGTGGAGCAGGAAAAACTCAATGTGGGCCGGACGACCAATTTTCAGCTGGTGACGTTTCAAAACGATTTGGTCAACGCCCAGAATAATGAACTCAATGCTAAAATTGCCTATCTGAATGCTCTGTCCAGGTTGGATCAAATCATAGGAACAACGTTAGACACATGGAAAATTGAGTTTAAAACCGAACGAGATGATATTGAAAAGGAATTGCAAGGCAATGCAAGATGA
- a CDS encoding GAF domain-containing protein, translating into MQDESAVYPPILESRNGGLLSIDFDGQILNISPSAADILRITSEDAAGKKIGDVFSKRQGSEDFVQAVDELPAEPDPRIYRIVNFQAEGKSILLSLSASELKLAGYGGSKPMGINVIINDITDLKNHQEKIDRLNKIAIALSDETDIQYLLELIVEETRRFTHADAGSLYIVEGDTLHFQVAQNETLRNREGYDVSFKPFSIPLSTQSIAGYCAITGEILNIKDVHNIPEKVPYAFNPDFDLKNNYTTRSTLAVPMADPSDKILGVLQLINAVDEIGQVADFSKSAEPLVMSLASQAAVAIRNAKLVAETKSKHQELKDAYIEIEKSHEDLKGLMKKMRLIRLGTVCFVLILFWGAGYMTWQKNFFPQGTPQEDVHSTFPEQGSGGTWVVKPEPVSSGISLTGNIEPLEIINVISPFSGRITSKHFFYGKEVQKGDLLLKLDTSALKVRLREAQSALIKAQQNYNKIKAWNTSNEVSRARRSFIKARNALEALNRKSQDTKKLFDRGIVSALELESVTSQFDNQKLDFETIKEELETVLEQGDKQHVDIARMQLENARSLVQDIEAKIEKSDVRALATGVVIRPTGAESIQPENFQIGGAVADNSILLAIGNLEGLTVRTKADEVDIGKIRAGQKVVVTGDAFPNVSLEGSIRDIASQGRGTKVPTFDVTVAINNVSPEQKQKVRLGMTAILEVNVYENPSALLVPLTAVKQSGSKSFISIRDRVSGQVKDVEVETGMTTLHSVEIVKGIQAGDTVVVR; encoded by the coding sequence ATGCAAGATGAATCTGCAGTTTATCCCCCGATTCTTGAAAGCAGAAATGGAGGACTGTTGAGCATTGACTTTGACGGGCAAATTTTGAACATCAGCCCTTCTGCTGCAGATATTTTAAGGATTACATCCGAGGATGCTGCCGGCAAAAAGATCGGGGATGTGTTTTCAAAACGACAAGGCAGTGAAGATTTTGTTCAGGCTGTTGATGAATTGCCGGCTGAACCGGATCCCCGGATTTATCGAATTGTAAATTTTCAGGCCGAGGGAAAATCGATTTTGTTATCCTTGAGTGCATCGGAGCTGAAACTTGCCGGATACGGCGGATCAAAGCCCATGGGGATTAATGTGATCATCAATGACATAACAGATCTTAAAAACCATCAGGAAAAAATCGACCGTTTGAATAAAATTGCCATCGCCCTATCCGACGAAACCGATATTCAATACCTTTTAGAGTTAATTGTTGAGGAAACAAGACGTTTTACGCATGCCGATGCCGGCAGTCTGTATATTGTGGAAGGAGATACCCTACATTTTCAGGTTGCGCAAAATGAAACCTTAAGGAACCGGGAAGGATATGACGTGTCATTCAAACCGTTTTCCATTCCCCTTTCCACCCAGAGCATTGCCGGCTATTGCGCCATTACCGGGGAAATTCTTAATATTAAAGATGTTCACAATATCCCGGAGAAGGTGCCTTACGCGTTCAATCCAGACTTTGATTTAAAAAACAATTACACGACCCGATCTACACTTGCGGTTCCCATGGCAGACCCGTCGGACAAAATTCTGGGTGTTCTGCAGTTGATAAATGCCGTTGATGAAATCGGCCAGGTGGCCGATTTCAGTAAATCGGCGGAACCCCTGGTCATGTCTCTGGCCTCACAGGCAGCTGTAGCCATTCGCAACGCAAAACTGGTGGCCGAGACCAAAAGCAAGCATCAGGAACTCAAAGACGCCTATATTGAAATTGAAAAAAGCCATGAGGATCTTAAGGGCTTGATGAAAAAAATGAGACTGATACGGCTCGGCACCGTATGTTTTGTCCTCATTCTTTTTTGGGGTGCGGGATACATGACATGGCAAAAGAATTTTTTCCCCCAAGGCACTCCTCAAGAAGATGTTCATTCAACGTTTCCGGAACAGGGCTCTGGGGGGACATGGGTTGTTAAGCCGGAACCTGTTTCTTCGGGCATCTCCCTGACCGGAAATATCGAACCTTTAGAGATCATCAACGTGATCAGCCCGTTCAGCGGCAGAATTACAAGTAAACATTTTTTTTACGGTAAAGAAGTCCAAAAAGGCGATCTGCTGCTGAAACTCGATACCTCGGCTCTCAAGGTGCGGCTCCGGGAAGCCCAAAGCGCTTTGATCAAAGCCCAGCAAAATTATAATAAGATAAAGGCCTGGAATACGAGCAACGAGGTATCTCGTGCCAGGAGATCTTTCATTAAAGCCAGGAACGCGCTTGAAGCTCTCAACCGAAAGAGCCAAGATACCAAAAAACTTTTTGACAGAGGAATCGTTTCTGCTCTGGAACTGGAATCCGTTACTAGCCAATTCGACAATCAAAAGCTGGACTTTGAAACCATTAAAGAAGAACTGGAAACCGTCCTGGAACAAGGTGACAAGCAGCATGTCGACATCGCCCGCATGCAGCTGGAGAATGCCCGCTCGCTGGTGCAGGATATCGAAGCAAAGATCGAAAAAAGTGATGTGCGGGCCCTTGCGACCGGTGTGGTTATCCGGCCGACGGGAGCGGAAAGTATCCAACCGGAAAATTTTCAAATCGGGGGAGCAGTTGCCGATAACAGTATTCTTCTGGCCATAGGCAATTTAGAGGGGCTTACCGTCAGAACCAAAGCGGATGAGGTGGATATCGGAAAAATTAGAGCCGGCCAGAAGGTAGTGGTTACCGGAGACGCGTTTCCCAATGTATCTTTGGAAGGCAGCATCAGAGATATCGCCTCCCAGGGCCGGGGGACCAAGGTGCCGACCTTCGATGTCACCGTTGCCATCAACAACGTTTCACCCGAACAAAAGCAAAAGGTTCGCTTGGGGATGACCGCCATACTCGAGGTAAATGTCTACGAGAATCCGTCGGCGCTGCTCGTGCCGCTGACCGCTGTAAAGCAATCGGGCAGCAAGAGTTTTATATCAATTCGTGACCGGGTTAGCGGGCAGGTTAAAGATGTGGAGGTTGAAACCGGCATGACCACCCTTCACTCGGTGGAAATCGTCAAAGGCATTCAGGCGGGTGATACGGTGGTGGTTCGATAG